One Kribbella sp. NBC_00662 genomic region harbors:
- a CDS encoding zinc-dependent alcohol dehydrogenase family protein, with amino-acid sequence MTMQAWAVEHPGPIDTGPLRKVRRPVPEPGPGEVLVKVEACGICRTDLHLSEGDLQPKRPGVVPGHQAVGTVVDQGAGDRFTTGDRVGIAWLRGTCGVCEFCRAGNENLCPLSTYTGWDADGGFAEYAVVPQDYAYALPKDRPAEELAPFLCAGIIGYRSLLRANLPPGGRLGIYGFGSSAHLTAQLATAQGAELFVVTRGERNRELARELGAAYVGDQPPVPLDSAIVFAPAGDVVPHALEALKPGGTVAVAGIYLSDVPVLNYERHLFHERDLRSVTSNTRRDGEELFRLVARLPVRAHTTVVPFGKVDQALADVAHGRASGSLVAVLDG; translated from the coding sequence ATGACGATGCAGGCGTGGGCAGTCGAACATCCCGGTCCGATCGACACCGGTCCGCTCCGCAAGGTACGGCGTCCCGTGCCGGAACCCGGGCCGGGTGAGGTCCTGGTGAAGGTCGAGGCGTGCGGGATCTGCCGCACCGACCTGCACCTCAGCGAGGGCGATCTCCAGCCGAAACGCCCCGGCGTCGTACCAGGCCACCAGGCTGTCGGCACCGTGGTCGACCAAGGCGCAGGCGACCGGTTCACAACTGGCGATCGCGTCGGCATCGCCTGGCTGCGGGGGACGTGTGGCGTCTGCGAGTTCTGCCGCGCCGGCAACGAGAACCTCTGCCCACTCTCGACGTACACCGGCTGGGACGCCGACGGGGGATTCGCGGAGTACGCCGTCGTGCCGCAGGACTACGCGTACGCGCTGCCGAAGGACCGTCCCGCGGAGGAGTTGGCGCCGTTCCTGTGTGCCGGGATCATCGGCTACCGCTCCCTGCTCCGGGCGAACCTGCCACCCGGCGGCCGGCTCGGTATCTACGGCTTCGGCTCCAGCGCGCACCTCACCGCACAGCTCGCGACCGCCCAGGGCGCGGAGTTGTTCGTGGTCACCCGTGGCGAGAGGAACCGCGAGCTTGCCCGCGAGCTGGGGGCTGCCTACGTAGGCGACCAGCCGCCGGTGCCGCTGGACTCGGCCATCGTCTTCGCGCCGGCAGGCGACGTTGTCCCGCATGCTCTCGAAGCGCTCAAGCCGGGCGGCACTGTCGCGGTCGCAGGCATCTATCTCTCCGATGTGCCGGTGCTGAACTACGAGCGGCACCTCTTCCACGAGCGAGACCTCCGCAGCGTCACCTCGAACACCCGTCGCGACGGCGAAGAACTGTTCCGCCTCGTCGCCCGTCTGCCGGTCAGGGCGCACACGACGGTCGTCCCGTTCGGCAAGGTCGACCAGGCGCTCGCAGACGTCGCCCACGGCCGCGCGAGCGGCTCCCTGGTCGCTGTCCTCGATGGTTGA
- a CDS encoding MerR family transcriptional regulator, protein MFTIGDFAAFGQVSARMLRHYDALGLLRPAVVDEVTGYRFYSADQFSRLNRIVALKDLGFTLQQVGEIVDAKLSAEELRGMLRLRQAQLEDELARSTARLTSVEARLRLIEREGHMPTDDVVLKRIAPTRVAELSAISPSYDGEDIGPVLQPLFGQLFERLGMAGIDPCGSPVAYYEAADGETVRVHAAVPVSAGHKTGTAADVDVLELPEITQAATIVHKGDMMEADRSMQTLARWIEDNGYRSHGYAREVTLEFDPDNPANWVHEFQIAITKPS, encoded by the coding sequence ATGTTCACCATCGGAGACTTCGCCGCGTTCGGTCAGGTGTCGGCGCGGATGCTGCGGCACTACGACGCGCTCGGGCTGCTGCGCCCGGCCGTCGTCGACGAGGTGACCGGGTACCGGTTCTACTCGGCCGACCAGTTCAGCCGGCTGAACCGGATCGTCGCGCTCAAGGACCTCGGCTTCACCCTGCAGCAGGTCGGCGAGATCGTCGACGCGAAGCTGTCGGCCGAGGAACTGCGCGGCATGCTGCGGTTGCGCCAGGCCCAGCTCGAGGACGAGCTCGCCCGCAGTACCGCCCGGTTGACCAGCGTCGAGGCGAGGCTCCGACTCATCGAGAGGGAAGGTCACATGCCTACCGACGACGTCGTCCTGAAACGTATCGCCCCGACGCGGGTCGCCGAGCTGTCCGCGATCTCACCGAGCTACGACGGCGAGGACATCGGTCCCGTGCTGCAACCGCTGTTCGGTCAGCTCTTCGAACGCCTGGGGATGGCCGGTATCGATCCGTGCGGTTCACCGGTCGCGTACTACGAGGCCGCCGACGGCGAGACGGTCCGCGTCCACGCCGCCGTACCCGTCAGTGCCGGTCATAAGACCGGCACGGCTGCTGATGTCGACGTCCTCGAGCTGCCCGAGATCACGCAGGCGGCCACCATCGTCCACAAGGGCGACATGATGGAGGCCGACCGCAGCATGCAGACGCTGGCGCGGTGGATCGAGGACAACGGCTACCGCAGCCACGGGTACGCGCGCGAGGTCACGCTCGAGTTCGACCCGGACAACCCGGCGAACTGGGTGCACGAGTTCCAGATCGCGATCACGAAGCCGAGCTGA
- a CDS encoding alpha-N-arabinofuranosidase — protein sequence MKEKLLSEASTARVVINLDVPGATISRHLYGHFAEHLGRCIYGGFYVGEDSSIPNEGGIRLDVVEALRALDIPNLRWPGGCFADEYHWKDGIGPRADRPSMVNTHWGNVEENNHFGTHEFMALCELLGAAPYVNGNVGSGTVREMSEWVEYLTRDGDSPMVRERKANGREEPWKVPFWGIGNEAWGCGGNMRAGAYADLARQYATFLKDHGDNKLYRIAAGASDDDLEWTEALLKAVSCLGCERGPKNLFQAISIHYYTIAGTWEHKGSATDFGLDEYYATIRKAQDIDRVIRGHSALMDAYDPERKIGLVLDEWGTWWDVEPGTNPGFLFQQNAMRDALVASLHFDVFHKHAERLVMANIAQTVNVLQAMLLTDDEGGLVRTPTYHVFEMNKGHHDATAVPVHVVERPTYDSMELLSASASVKDGRALVSVSNLDPTAPLDVVLDLRGAQLREPVGRLLTASNPQSFNTVGDPEAVAPAPLRVEPERRGLRVTLPPHSFATISSALVSSAS from the coding sequence ATGAAGGAGAAGCTGTTGTCAGAGGCATCAACCGCACGGGTCGTCATCAATCTCGACGTACCGGGAGCGACGATCAGCCGGCACCTGTACGGGCACTTCGCCGAGCACCTCGGGAGGTGTATCTACGGCGGGTTCTACGTCGGCGAGGACTCCTCGATCCCGAACGAGGGCGGTATCCGGCTCGACGTCGTCGAGGCCCTGCGAGCGCTGGACATCCCGAACCTGCGCTGGCCGGGCGGGTGCTTCGCGGACGAGTACCACTGGAAGGACGGGATCGGGCCGAGGGCGGACAGGCCGTCGATGGTGAACACGCACTGGGGCAATGTCGAGGAGAACAACCACTTCGGCACTCACGAGTTCATGGCGTTGTGCGAGCTGCTCGGCGCAGCGCCGTACGTGAACGGGAACGTCGGCAGCGGGACCGTGCGCGAGATGAGCGAGTGGGTCGAGTACCTGACCCGCGACGGCGACAGCCCGATGGTGCGGGAGCGTAAGGCGAACGGCCGCGAGGAGCCGTGGAAGGTGCCGTTCTGGGGCATCGGCAACGAGGCCTGGGGGTGCGGTGGGAACATGCGCGCCGGTGCGTACGCCGATCTGGCCCGGCAGTACGCGACGTTCCTCAAGGATCACGGCGACAACAAGCTGTACCGGATCGCGGCCGGCGCCTCCGACGACGACCTGGAGTGGACCGAGGCGTTGCTCAAGGCCGTCAGCTGCCTGGGTTGCGAGCGCGGTCCGAAGAACCTCTTCCAGGCGATCTCGATCCACTACTACACGATTGCCGGGACGTGGGAGCACAAGGGCAGCGCGACCGACTTCGGTCTCGACGAGTACTACGCGACGATCCGCAAGGCACAGGACATCGACCGCGTGATCCGCGGGCATTCCGCGCTGATGGACGCGTACGACCCGGAGCGCAAGATCGGTCTGGTGCTGGACGAGTGGGGCACGTGGTGGGACGTCGAGCCGGGGACGAACCCGGGCTTCCTCTTCCAGCAGAACGCGATGCGGGACGCGCTCGTGGCGAGCCTGCACTTCGACGTGTTCCACAAGCACGCGGAGCGGTTGGTGATGGCGAACATCGCGCAGACCGTCAACGTGCTGCAGGCGATGCTGCTCACCGACGACGAGGGCGGGCTGGTGCGTACGCCGACGTACCACGTGTTCGAGATGAACAAGGGGCATCACGACGCGACCGCCGTACCGGTGCATGTGGTCGAGCGGCCGACGTACGACTCGATGGAGCTGCTGTCGGCGTCCGCGTCGGTGAAGGACGGGCGGGCGCTGGTGTCGGTCAGCAATCTCGATCCGACCGCGCCGCTGGACGTCGTACTGGATCTGCGCGGTGCCCAGCTGCGGGAACCGGTCGGACGGTTGCTGACGGCATCGAATCCGCAGTCGTTCAACACGGTCGGCGATCCGGAGGCGGTGGCTCCGGCTCCGCTCAGAGTGGAACCGGAGCGCCGCGGTCTACGGGTGACGCTGCCGCCGCATTCGTTCGCGACGATCAGTTCGGCCTTGGTCAGCTCGGCTTCGTGA
- a CDS encoding carbohydrate ABC transporter permease: MKQRRSPITSVVMIALACLVGVPLYYIVVNTLKTQEEMARSPLALPTKLFLDNYQRIFETVPLGRSFLNTLIVTIAALLVQLFVGSTAAYAMAMRASRFNRIFGALLLLGFIVPGQSTLIPLYRLLVGAELVDTLRGLVIIYSGGAIFCYFLIQAYISRLPFEIIEAARIDGAGPFQIYWRIVLPLIRPILVTVGIFQTMGIWNDFITPNVFLSSPEKSTLVLQVYRSVGEFSTDWPAFMTMSVLVLIPMVVFFVLTQRHIVSGLLAGSVKS, translated from the coding sequence GTGAAGCAACGACGTTCCCCGATCACGAGTGTCGTGATGATCGCACTCGCGTGCCTGGTCGGCGTACCGCTGTACTACATCGTCGTCAACACGTTGAAGACGCAGGAGGAGATGGCGCGGTCGCCGTTGGCGCTGCCAACGAAGCTGTTCCTGGACAACTACCAGCGGATCTTCGAGACGGTGCCGCTCGGCCGGAGCTTCCTGAACACGCTGATCGTGACGATCGCGGCACTGCTCGTGCAACTGTTCGTCGGGTCGACGGCGGCGTATGCGATGGCGATGCGGGCCAGCCGGTTCAACCGGATCTTCGGCGCGCTGCTGCTGCTCGGCTTCATCGTGCCGGGCCAGTCGACGCTGATCCCGTTGTACCGGCTGCTCGTCGGCGCCGAGCTCGTCGACACGCTGCGCGGCCTGGTGATCATCTACTCCGGCGGCGCGATCTTCTGCTATTTCCTGATCCAGGCGTACATCAGCCGGCTGCCGTTCGAGATCATCGAGGCGGCGCGGATCGACGGCGCCGGGCCGTTCCAGATCTACTGGCGGATCGTGCTGCCGCTGATCCGGCCGATCCTGGTGACGGTCGGGATCTTCCAGACGATGGGGATCTGGAACGACTTCATCACCCCGAACGTCTTCCTCAGCTCGCCGGAGAAGTCCACGCTGGTACTGCAGGTCTATCGCTCCGTCGGCGAGTTCTCCACCGACTGGCCGGCCTTCATGACGATGAGCGTGCTGGTGCTGATCCCGATGGTTGTGTTCTTCGTCCTCACCCAACGCCACATCGTCAGCGGTCTGCTGGCCGGAAGCGTCAAATCATGA